The genomic DNA CCTCCTCCTCCCGGTTCCGCCTGTTCGCGCACGGTCGCGGCTTTCCGCCACCGCTGCCCGCAGTACCCGTGGGGGGACGGCCGAAACAGCCCGCCGGGGCGGCCGGGGCGCGGGATCCCGCGGGCGTCGGGCGCGGCGTGGCGGGGCGGCCCGGACCGGGCCGTCGGAGGCCGGGTCCGGGCCGTGCCCGGGACGGCGCCGGGACCGGTGCGCACGGGCCGGACGTCACCCCGTGCCGCCTCCCCGCCGGCCCGGGCGCCACCCGGGCCGGCGGGGGCGCCGCGGCCACCGGGCCGATCGGGTGCCGGCGCGGCGCCGGCACCCCCGGGGGGCGTCCCCGCTCCGGTCCGGCGACCGTCCGGGGCGGCCCCCGGGGGGCCGTTCCCGCCGGGAAATCCCGTGTCCCCGGGACGCCCCCGCGTAGGGTCCCGGGCCATGACCGGAAACGACCTCCCGCCCCGCCTCACCCGCCTCGACTTCCACGGGCCGCTGTCCGAGGCCCGCGCCCGGCGGCTCGTCGCCGACCTGTCCGCCGCCCGGCCCGCCACGGTCCTGGACATCGGCTGCGGCTGGGGCGGGTTCCTGCTGCGGATCCTGGACGCCGTGCCCGGGGCGACGGGCACGGGCCTCGACGTCGACGGCGAGGACCTGGCCCGCGGCCGGGCCCTCGCCGAGGAGCGCGGCCTCGCCGGGCGCGTCGGGTTCGTGGAGGAGTCCGCCCTCAGGACGGCGCGGGGCCCGGCCGACCTCGTCCTGTGCCTGGGCGCCGGCCAGGCGCTCTGCGACCCGGGGGGCCCGTACGACGTGGCGGCCGTCCTGCGCGAACTGCGGCGCCTGGTGGCCCCGGGCGGCCGGGTCCTCCTCGGCGAGGGCTTCTGGGAGCGCGTCCCCGCTCCGGAGGAGCTGGCCCGGATGTGGCCGGGCGCCAGGGAGGACGACCACCTGCCGCTCGCCGCGCTCGTCGACGAGGCCGTCGGGGCGGGCTTCCGCCCCGCCCGGATCGAGACGGCGGACCGGGACGAGTGGGAGCGGTTCGAGTCGGGCTACCGCCACGACGCGGAGCTGTGGCTCGCGGCCCACCCCGGCCACCCGGCCGCCGCCGCGACCCGCGCCCGCGTCGACCGGCAGCG from Streptomyces sp. MRC013 includes the following:
- a CDS encoding class I SAM-dependent methyltransferase, whose translation is MTGNDLPPRLTRLDFHGPLSEARARRLVADLSAARPATVLDIGCGWGGFLLRILDAVPGATGTGLDVDGEDLARGRALAEERGLAGRVGFVEESALRTARGPADLVLCLGAGQALCDPGGPYDVAAVLRELRRLVAPGGRVLLGEGFWERVPAPEELARMWPGAREDDHLPLAALVDEAVGAGFRPARIETADRDEWERFESGYRHDAELWLAAHPGHPAAAATRARVDRQRSSWLGGYRGVLGMAYLTLVPVG